The following are encoded together in the Bombus affinis isolate iyBomAffi1 chromosome 6, iyBomAffi1.2, whole genome shotgun sequence genome:
- the LOC126917576 gene encoding odorant receptor 9a-like isoform X2, with translation MFQKNERRTSTVFDISYYKVFKKYLLFLGQFPNQSHWSKKLNLTVMIGSLLTLHYPGFVQIYTSLYAKDVASFLEAVPVITTLTAALIKLLNHFEKMFHIIKKDWELLNDKSQTHILEEITKEGNKIGEIYRTFMLSCMLGFIIIPLTPVILDIISPLNETRHREQMFRVTYFLDENRYFYPIYFHSLWCAFVITIIAITIDSLYIQIVHHDSALFAICGQALITARKSTDVDTNGTYTEWLRQCLTMHNDALQFFEMLDDSSRRSYFFQILLTMVGMTVTAVQAVMNLHQPEEALRIGLFLVAQQFHLLIITLPGQVITDYSFELTNDIYRSMWYNMPINVQRILHMMQMRSSKPCKLTAGGIYEMNIENFGITFKTCVSYFTVLLSLGD, from the exons A tgTTTCAGAAGAATGAAAGACGGACAAGCACTGTATTTGATATTTCTTATTACAAAGTATTTAAAAAGTATCTACTATTCTTGGGACAGTTTCCAAATCAATCGCACTGGAGTAAGAAACTTAATCTAACCGTGATGATAGGCAGTCTATTGACATTACATTATCCAGGT tttgtacaaatttatacgtCATTATACGCAAAAGATGTGGCAAGTTTCTTGGAAGCCGTACCTGTAATAACTACGTTAACAGCTGCCTTAATAAAATTGCTAAATCAT TTCGAAAAGATGTTCCATATCATAAAGAAAGACTGGGAATTGTTAAACGATAAGAGTCAAACACATATTCTTGAGGAAATTACTAAGGAAGGAAATAAGATTGGTGAAATATATAGAA cTTTTATGTTATCATGTATGTTAGGATTTATAATTATTCCATTGACCCCTGTGATCTTGGATATCATCTCACCGCTCAATGAAACTCGCCATCGTGAACAAATGTTTAGAGTAACATACTTTCTAGATGAAAATCGGTACTTTTACCCTATATATTTTCATTCACTTTGGTGTGCATTCGTAATAACGATAATTGCAATCACTATCGATTCATTATACATACAAATTGTTCATCACGATAGCGCCTTATTTGCCATATGTGG GCAGGCCCTCATAACAGCACGAAAATCTACTGATGTCGACACAAATGGAACTTACACTGAATGGCTTAGGCAATGTTTGACTATGCATAACGATGCCCTCCA ATTTTTCGAGATGCTAGATGACAGCAGCCGTAGAAGttacttttttcaaattttgctAACTATGGTCGGTATGACCGTAACAGCCGTACAA GCCGTTATGAATCTGCATCAACCTGAAGAAGCTCTCAGAATTGGTCTGTTTCTTGTGGCTCAACAATTCCATTTGCTTATTATTACTTTACCTGGACAAGTGATCACGGATTATAGTTTTGAGTTGACTAACGATAT ATACCGCTCAATGTGGTACAACATGCCAATAAATGTTCAAAGAATACTTCACATGATGCAAATGAGATCTAGTAAACCATGTAAGTTGACAGCAGGAGGGATATACGAAATGAACATAGAGAATTTTGGAATA acATTTAAAACATGTGTATCGTATTTTACGGTTCTCCTATCCTTGGGTGACTGA
- the LOC126917576 gene encoding odorant receptor 9a-like isoform X1: protein MFQKNERRTSTVFDISYYKVFKKYLLFLGQFPNQSHWSKKLNLTVMIGSLLTLHYPGFVQIYTSLYAKDVASFLEAVPVITTLTAALIKLLNHVIYKENFEKMFHIIKKDWELLNDKSQTHILEEITKEGNKIGEIYRTFMLSCMLGFIIIPLTPVILDIISPLNETRHREQMFRVTYFLDENRYFYPIYFHSLWCAFVITIIAITIDSLYIQIVHHDSALFAICGQALITARKSTDVDTNGTYTEWLRQCLTMHNDALQFFEMLDDSSRRSYFFQILLTMVGMTVTAVQAVMNLHQPEEALRIGLFLVAQQFHLLIITLPGQVITDYSFELTNDIYRSMWYNMPINVQRILHMMQMRSSKPCKLTAGGIYEMNIENFGITFKTCVSYFTVLLSLGD, encoded by the exons A tgTTTCAGAAGAATGAAAGACGGACAAGCACTGTATTTGATATTTCTTATTACAAAGTATTTAAAAAGTATCTACTATTCTTGGGACAGTTTCCAAATCAATCGCACTGGAGTAAGAAACTTAATCTAACCGTGATGATAGGCAGTCTATTGACATTACATTATCCAGGT tttgtacaaatttatacgtCATTATACGCAAAAGATGTGGCAAGTTTCTTGGAAGCCGTACCTGTAATAACTACGTTAACAGCTGCCTTAATAAAATTGCTAAATCATGTAATTTACAaggaaaat TTCGAAAAGATGTTCCATATCATAAAGAAAGACTGGGAATTGTTAAACGATAAGAGTCAAACACATATTCTTGAGGAAATTACTAAGGAAGGAAATAAGATTGGTGAAATATATAGAA cTTTTATGTTATCATGTATGTTAGGATTTATAATTATTCCATTGACCCCTGTGATCTTGGATATCATCTCACCGCTCAATGAAACTCGCCATCGTGAACAAATGTTTAGAGTAACATACTTTCTAGATGAAAATCGGTACTTTTACCCTATATATTTTCATTCACTTTGGTGTGCATTCGTAATAACGATAATTGCAATCACTATCGATTCATTATACATACAAATTGTTCATCACGATAGCGCCTTATTTGCCATATGTGG GCAGGCCCTCATAACAGCACGAAAATCTACTGATGTCGACACAAATGGAACTTACACTGAATGGCTTAGGCAATGTTTGACTATGCATAACGATGCCCTCCA ATTTTTCGAGATGCTAGATGACAGCAGCCGTAGAAGttacttttttcaaattttgctAACTATGGTCGGTATGACCGTAACAGCCGTACAA GCCGTTATGAATCTGCATCAACCTGAAGAAGCTCTCAGAATTGGTCTGTTTCTTGTGGCTCAACAATTCCATTTGCTTATTATTACTTTACCTGGACAAGTGATCACGGATTATAGTTTTGAGTTGACTAACGATAT ATACCGCTCAATGTGGTACAACATGCCAATAAATGTTCAAAGAATACTTCACATGATGCAAATGAGATCTAGTAAACCATGTAAGTTGACAGCAGGAGGGATATACGAAATGAACATAGAGAATTTTGGAATA acATTTAAAACATGTGTATCGTATTTTACGGTTCTCCTATCCTTGGGTGACTGA
- the LOC126917577 gene encoding odorant receptor 9a-like isoform X1, translated as MFQKNERRTSTVFDISYYKVFKKYLLFLGQFPKQSRWSSKFNVTVMTGSLLTFYFPAFAQIFTSLYEKDLGGMLEGMPVVASVSAVLIKLLNHEIYKENFEKMFDVIKKDWKLLNDKSQIHILEEITKQGNKIGEIYRTFVLSCMSGFIVIPLYPAFLDIIIPLNETRQRHQMFRLTYFLDENRYFYPIYFHSLWCSFVTVMIAVTIDSLYIQIVHHDCAIFAICGQNIITATGSTGVRINETYTERFRQCLTMHKNALQLFEMLDDSSRRSFFFQILLTMVGMTITAVQAVINLHRPEEALRIGLFLVGQQFHLLIITLPGQVITDHSFELTNDIYRSMWYDMPINVQRILHMMQMRSSKPCKLTAGGIYEMNIENFGITFKTCVSYFMVLLSLKD; from the exons A tgTTTCAGAAGAATGAAAGACGCACAAGCACTGTATTTGATATTTCTTATTACAAAGTATTTAAAAAGTATTTACTATTCTTGGGACAGTTTCCAAAACAATCGCGATGGAGCAGCAAATTTAATGTAACCGTGATGACAGGCAGTCTATTGACATTCTATTTTCCAGCG TTTGCACAAATTTTTACGTCATTATACGAAAAAGATCTAGGAGGGATGTTGGAAGGCATGCCTGTAGTGGCTTCGGTATCAGCTGTCTTAATAAAATTGCTAAATCATGAAATTTACAaggaaaat TTTGAAAAGATGTTCGATGTTATAAAGAAAGACTGgaaattattaaacgataaaagTCAAATACATATTCTTGAGGAAATTACTAAGCAAGGAAATAAGATTGGTGAAATATACAGAA CTTTTGTGTTGTCATGTATGTCAGGATTTATAGTCATTCCGTTATACCCTGCATTCTTAGATATCATCATACCGCTCAATGAAACTCGCCAAAGACATCAAATGTTTAGACTGACATACTTTCTAGATGAAAATCGGTACTTTTATCCTATATATTTTCATTCACTTTGGTGTTCATTCGTAACAGTAATGATTGCAGTCACTATCGATTCATTGTATATACAAATCGTTCATCACGATTGTGCCATATTTGCTATATGTGG GCAGAACATTATAACAGCAACAGGATCTACTGGTGTTCGTATAAACGAAACTTACACTGAACGGTTTAGACAATGCTTGACCATGCATAAGAATGCCCTCCA ATTATTCGAGATGTTAGATGACAGCAGCCGCAGGAGTTTCTTTTTCCAAATTTTGCTAACTATGGTCGGTATGACCATAACAGCCGTACAA GCAGTTATAAATCTGCATCGACCCGAAGAAGCTCTCAGAATTGGACTGTTTCTTGTGGGCCAACAATTCCATTTGCTTATTATTACCTTACCTGGACAAGTAATCACGGATCATAGTTTCGAGTTAACTAATGATAT ATACCGCTCAATGTGGTACGACATGCCAATAAATGTACAAAGAATACTTCACATGATGCAAATGAGATCTAGTAAACCATGTAAATTGACAGCAGGAGGGATATACGAAATGAACATAGAAAATTTTGGAATA ACATTTAAGACATGCGTATCATACTTCATGGTGCTCCTATCATTGAAAGACTAA
- the LOC126917577 gene encoding odorant receptor 9a-like isoform X2, with protein sequence MTGSLLTFYFPAFAQIFTSLYEKDLGGMLEGMPVVASVSAVLIKLLNHEIYKENFEKMFDVIKKDWKLLNDKSQIHILEEITKQGNKIGEIYRTFVLSCMSGFIVIPLYPAFLDIIIPLNETRQRHQMFRLTYFLDENRYFYPIYFHSLWCSFVTVMIAVTIDSLYIQIVHHDCAIFAICGQNIITATGSTGVRINETYTERFRQCLTMHKNALQLFEMLDDSSRRSFFFQILLTMVGMTITAVQAVINLHRPEEALRIGLFLVGQQFHLLIITLPGQVITDHSFELTNDIYRSMWYDMPINVQRILHMMQMRSSKPCKLTAGGIYEMNIENFGITFKTCVSYFMVLLSLKD encoded by the exons ATGACAGGCAGTCTATTGACATTCTATTTTCCAGCG TTTGCACAAATTTTTACGTCATTATACGAAAAAGATCTAGGAGGGATGTTGGAAGGCATGCCTGTAGTGGCTTCGGTATCAGCTGTCTTAATAAAATTGCTAAATCATGAAATTTACAaggaaaat TTTGAAAAGATGTTCGATGTTATAAAGAAAGACTGgaaattattaaacgataaaagTCAAATACATATTCTTGAGGAAATTACTAAGCAAGGAAATAAGATTGGTGAAATATACAGAA CTTTTGTGTTGTCATGTATGTCAGGATTTATAGTCATTCCGTTATACCCTGCATTCTTAGATATCATCATACCGCTCAATGAAACTCGCCAAAGACATCAAATGTTTAGACTGACATACTTTCTAGATGAAAATCGGTACTTTTATCCTATATATTTTCATTCACTTTGGTGTTCATTCGTAACAGTAATGATTGCAGTCACTATCGATTCATTGTATATACAAATCGTTCATCACGATTGTGCCATATTTGCTATATGTGG GCAGAACATTATAACAGCAACAGGATCTACTGGTGTTCGTATAAACGAAACTTACACTGAACGGTTTAGACAATGCTTGACCATGCATAAGAATGCCCTCCA ATTATTCGAGATGTTAGATGACAGCAGCCGCAGGAGTTTCTTTTTCCAAATTTTGCTAACTATGGTCGGTATGACCATAACAGCCGTACAA GCAGTTATAAATCTGCATCGACCCGAAGAAGCTCTCAGAATTGGACTGTTTCTTGTGGGCCAACAATTCCATTTGCTTATTATTACCTTACCTGGACAAGTAATCACGGATCATAGTTTCGAGTTAACTAATGATAT ATACCGCTCAATGTGGTACGACATGCCAATAAATGTACAAAGAATACTTCACATGATGCAAATGAGATCTAGTAAACCATGTAAATTGACAGCAGGAGGGATATACGAAATGAACATAGAAAATTTTGGAATA ACATTTAAGACATGCGTATCATACTTCATGGTGCTCCTATCATTGAAAGACTAA
- the LOC126917570 gene encoding odorant receptor 49a-like isoform X10 codes for MDVFQKTGEQYPNIYDIPYYNTIKKYLRFLGLDPHQKYGLIIVIIMVISMTSGLIPMSIVLYGSLCTKNLDMVLECLPHLGALLTSVVKILNVHLNRENFKKLFDSITKEWQQLKLSQDLYILEEVTIRGSKMAKLYRNTLLICMVLFLLVPLLPPMLDIVLPLNETRPRQQILNVNYVLFDSDNYFFYVYLQLSWTSIVVSIIIVTVDSLLMLIVHHNSGLFIVCGHQIQKSTRHLNSFTNEIMSERYTYKQIRNCVIMHNKAIDFYDILDENNRISYMIQIGLNMIGITTTAVQTVINLDRPGESIRSAVLCGANQFHLFMLSLPGQILIDHCTELTKQLYNSTWYGAPVKVQRMLYMMQIRTRRPCTLTACGLYQMNIENFGTTFKTCMSYITMIMSLKG; via the exons ATGGACG TATTTCAGAAAACCGGAGAACAGTATCCCAATATATATGACATTCCTTATTATAACACGATCAAGAAGTATTTAAGATTTTTGGGCCTAGATCCACACCAAAAATATGGATTGATCATTGTAATTATAATGGTGATTAGTATGACAAGCGGACTTATTCCAATG TCAATCGTATTGTACGGATCATTATGCACCAAGAATCTGGACATGGTGCTCGAGTGTTTGCCGCATTTAGGTGCACTTTTGACCAGTGTTGTTAAAATATTGAATGTTCATCTCAACAGAGAAAAT tttaaaaaattgttcgaTTCCATAACGAAAGAATGGCAGCAGCTGAAATTAAGTCAAGATTTGTACATTCTGGAAGAAGTCACCATACGAGGCAGCAAAATGGCGAAATTGTATCGAA ATACTCTATTAATATGTATGGTACTTTTTTTACTCGTTCCACTGCTTCCTCCTATGTTGGATATCGTTCTTCCACTAAACGAAACTCGACCACGACAACAAATACTTAATGTTAATTACGTGCTTTTTGACAGCGATAACTATTTTTTCTACGTGTACTTACAGTTATCTTGGACGTCAATAGTAGTTTCGATAATCATAGTTACCGTAGATTCTTTATTGATGCTTATAGTACACCATAATAGTGGACTATTTATAGTATGTGG GCACCAAATCCAGAAGAGTACAAGGCACTTAAATTCATTCACTAATGAAATTATGTCGGAACGTTACACATACAAACAGATCAGAAATTGCGTGATCATGCACAATAAAGCCATAGA CTTTTACGATATATTAGATGAAAACAATCGAATTAGCTATATGATTCAAATTGGACTAAATATGATTGGTATAACCACGACAGCTGTTCAA ACAGTCATTAACTTAGATAGACCGGGAGAATCAATTAGAAGCGCAGTGCTATGCGGTGCAAATCAGTTTCATCTATTTATGCTGAGTTTACCTGGACAAATACTTATAGATCACTGCACCGAGCTAACGAAACAACT ATACAATTCTACATGGTATGGAGCACCAGTAAAAGTTCAAAGAATGCTTTATATGATGCAAATAAGAACTAGGAGGCCATGTACACTAACTGCGTGTGGATTGTACCAAATGAACATTGAGAACTTTGGAACT ACCTTCAAAACCTGCATGTCGTATATTACGATGATAATGTCATTAAAAGGATGA
- the LOC126917570 gene encoding uncharacterized protein LOC126917570 isoform X1: MDVFQKTGEQYPNIYDIPYYNTIKKYLRFLGLDPHQKYGLIIVIIMVISMTSGLIPMSIVLYGSLCTKNLDMVLECLPHLGALLTSVVKILNVHLNRENVRKFITIEQSFRTKACYKVMTTRVMLQFKKLFDSITKEWQQLKLSQDLYILEEVTIRGSKMAKLYRNTLLICMVLFLLVPLLPPMLDIVLPLNETRPRQQILNVNYVLFDSDNYFFYVYLQLSWTSIVVSIIIVTVDSLLMLIVHHNSGLFIVCGHQIQKSTRHLNSFTNEIMSERYTYKQIRNCVIMHNKAIDFYDILDENNRISYMIQIGLNMIGITTTAVQTVINLDRPGESIRSAVLCGANQFHLFMLSLPGQILIDHCTELTKQLYNSTWYGAPVKVQRMLYMMQIRTRRPCTLTACGLYQMNIENFGTTFKTCMSYITMIMSLKG, translated from the exons ATGGACG TATTTCAGAAAACCGGAGAACAGTATCCCAATATATATGACATTCCTTATTATAACACGATCAAGAAGTATTTAAGATTTTTGGGCCTAGATCCACACCAAAAATATGGATTGATCATTGTAATTATAATGGTGATTAGTATGACAAGCGGACTTATTCCAATG TCAATCGTATTGTACGGATCATTATGCACCAAGAATCTGGACATGGTGCTCGAGTGTTTGCCGCATTTAGGTGCACTTTTGACCAGTGTTGTTAAAATATTGAATGTTCATCTCAACAGAGAAAATGTACGCAAATTTATTACTATTGAACAATCTTTTCGGACGAAAGCATGTTATAAAGTTATGACAACACGTGTTATGTTAcagtttaaaaaattgttcgaTTCCATAACGAAAGAATGGCAGCAGCTGAAATTAAGTCAAGATTTGTACATTCTGGAAGAAGTCACCATACGAGGCAGCAAAATGGCGAAATTGTATCGAA ATACTCTATTAATATGTATGGTACTTTTTTTACTCGTTCCACTGCTTCCTCCTATGTTGGATATCGTTCTTCCACTAAACGAAACTCGACCACGACAACAAATACTTAATGTTAATTACGTGCTTTTTGACAGCGATAACTATTTTTTCTACGTGTACTTACAGTTATCTTGGACGTCAATAGTAGTTTCGATAATCATAGTTACCGTAGATTCTTTATTGATGCTTATAGTACACCATAATAGTGGACTATTTATAGTATGTGG GCACCAAATCCAGAAGAGTACAAGGCACTTAAATTCATTCACTAATGAAATTATGTCGGAACGTTACACATACAAACAGATCAGAAATTGCGTGATCATGCACAATAAAGCCATAGA CTTTTACGATATATTAGATGAAAACAATCGAATTAGCTATATGATTCAAATTGGACTAAATATGATTGGTATAACCACGACAGCTGTTCAA ACAGTCATTAACTTAGATAGACCGGGAGAATCAATTAGAAGCGCAGTGCTATGCGGTGCAAATCAGTTTCATCTATTTATGCTGAGTTTACCTGGACAAATACTTATAGATCACTGCACCGAGCTAACGAAACAACT ATACAATTCTACATGGTATGGAGCACCAGTAAAAGTTCAAAGAATGCTTTATATGATGCAAATAAGAACTAGGAGGCCATGTACACTAACTGCGTGTGGATTGTACCAAATGAACATTGAGAACTTTGGAACT ACCTTCAAAACCTGCATGTCGTATATTACGATGATAATGTCATTAAAAGGATGA
- the LOC126917570 gene encoding uncharacterized protein LOC126917570 isoform X6, translating to MDVFQKTGEQYPNIYDIPYYNTIKKYLRFLGLDPHQKYGLIIVIIMVISMTSGLIPMSIVLYGSLCTKNLDMVLECLPHLGALLTSVVKILNVHLNRENVRKFITIEQSFRTKACYKVMTTRVMLQFKKLFDSITKEWQQLKLSQDLYILEEVTIRGSKMAKLYRNTLLICMVLFLLVPLLPPMLDIVLPLNETRPRQQILNVNYVLFDSDNYFFYVYLQLSWTSIVVSIIIVTVDSLLMLIVHHNSGLFIVCGHQIQKSTRHLNSFTNEIMSERYTYKQIRNCVIMHNKAIDFYDILDENNRISYMIQIGLNMIGITTTAVQTVINLDRPGESIRSAVLCGANQFHLFMLSLPGQILIDHCTELTKQLYNSTWYGAPVKVQRMLYMMQIRTRRPCTLTACGLYQMNIENFGTTFKTCMSYITMIMSLKG from the exons ATGGACG TATTTCAGAAAACCGGAGAACAGTATCCCAATATATATGACATTCCTTATTATAACACGATCAAGAAGTATTTAAGATTTTTGGGCCTAGATCCACACCAAAAATATGGATTGATCATTGTAATTATAATGGTGATTAGTATGACAAGCGGACTTATTCCAATG TCAATCGTATTGTACGGATCATTATGCACCAAGAATCTGGACATGGTGCTCGAGTGTTTGCCGCATTTAGGTGCACTTTTGACCAGTGTTGTTAAAATATTGAATGTTCATCTCAACAGAGAAAATGTACGCAAATTTATTACTATTGAACAATCTTTTCGGACGAAAGCATGTTATAAAGTTATGACAACACGTGTTATGTTAcagtttaaaaaattgttcgaTTCCATAACGAAAGAATGGCAGCAGCTGAAATTAAGTCAAGATTTGTACATTCTGGAAGAAGTCACCATACGAGGCAGCAAAATGGCGAAATTGTATCGAA ATACTCTATTAATATGTATGGTACTTTTTTTACTCGTTCCACTGCTTCCTCCTATGTTGGATATCGTTCTTCCACTAAACGAAACTCGACCACGACAACAAATACTTAATGTTAATTACGTGCTTTTTGACAGCGATAACTATTTTTTCTACGTGTACTTACAGTTATCTTGGACGTCAATAGTAGTTTCGATAATCATAGTTACCGTAGATTCTTTATTGATGCTTATAGTACACCATAATAGTGGACTATTTATAGTATGTGG GCACCAAATCCAGAAGAGTACAAGGCACTTAAATTCATTCACTAATGAAATTATGTCGGAACGTTACACATACAAACAGATCAGAAATTGCGTGATCATGCACAATAAAGCCATAGA CTTTTACGATATATTAGATGAAAACAATCGAATTAGCTATATGATTCAAATTGGACTAAATATGATTGGTATAACCACGACAGCTGTTCAA ACAGTCATTAACTTAGATAGACCGGGAGAATCAATTAGAAGCGCAGTGCTATGCGGTGCAAATCAGTTTCATCTATTTATGCTGAGTTTACCTGGACAAATACTTATAGATCACTGCACCGAGCTAACGAAACAACT ATACAATTCTACATGGTATGGAGCACCAGTAAAAGTTCAAAGAATGCTTTATATGATGCAAATAAGAACTAGGAGGCCATGTACACTAACTGCGTGTGGATTGTACCAAATGAACATTGAGAACTTTGGAACT